The region CACATATCATCGTGTATCATATTATTTGAGAAcaaattttgatatttattttgGTGTCGTGATAATCGAGAATCTATAAATTTTAGAATTATACCATTTATGAAAGCTATTTACAAATATTAGACATGATTAACAAAATTCACCGTATGTATAAAAGAAAAGCCTTTAAGCATGAAAACCACTTTGCAATTTACATGCATAACTAAATTAGTAATTCCAAATAgtcttaaaaaaatattaattttaaatataatacaTGTCATTTTACACCAATTTCACTTTTGTATAATGATACTAATTGATTATTGCAAATTGCAATTGTTAtgtatttattaaaaaaattcacaaaTAGTTAATAAATGATAGGATGAAAATATATCAACATTTTAAGTTTTATGACACACATACGAACTTAAAAAAAGAAGACTAATAACATTGCTTATAAACGTACATATACGATATGATGAGTTGAAAAAAGAAATATACGCGTGAAGatatttttgtatatatatggcCTCAAATCAAGCAACTCTTCTTGATAACCGAGTGTGAGAAATCTCATTTTCTCACCATTCCCGAGGCTCGCCGGAGTACTTTTCATAACCCCCGTCAACACTTCGGTAAGTTTTATTTCGGGATGTATATCAAAGTAGTCAAGCCGTATATTAATAGTTTCATTAATTTTCTTGATCCGTTTTAAATGCCTATCTCTGTGTATAGTCGGTGTAATCATCATTTTTATATGCACACACAAATGTTTACTATAGTTTTAATATTCATTTCTACAGTTTAGTTCTATATGATCTTTTTAATATAGTGAGCTGTTTTTGATTTGATTATTGTTATACTCTTGCAGGCTTAAGTTGAGTTTAAAGGCGGGTTCTCAAGTACTTTTTGTGACtttgaatttataaatttatcatttcaagaattatatatttttcatatatactTAGGATTGGTTGGTTTGAGTTTTATTATGGGAGGAATGAGAGTTGCAACCAGTTGTTTGAATTTGTCGGTTCCTCATTCGAGTTTGGAACCAAGGAGTTTGAGTGAAGGTCTTGGCTTTCTTCGATATGGTGATCGATTAGGTGTTTTTCGAGATTCGTCGAGGATTTATAGGACTAGGTCTTGTGAAATGGGGAATTTGAGAGGGCGGAGGAGTAGGCGTGGTTGTTGTGCGAGTATGGGAGAGTTTTCGGATGAGGAGTTTTCGGAGAATATTCAAGAATTGGCGTTGCGGTTTCAGATGGTGGATGGAGAGGGTAGTGTAAGTGGTGGTGACACTGAGTCGAGTTTTGGGCCGGAGGTTGAGAGTGAGGGGAATGGTAGTGGGAAGGGGAATAGGGATCGGAGTGCCTTTTATATGTCGAGGCTTGAGCCAGTTGAGCCACCGGATTGGCAGGATGTTATTAGTGGAAGTATAGAGCGGAAGGCGAATTCCGTTGAGCTTCCGTTTTCATTAAGGATGATtaagaagaaaaagaagcagtTGAAGCAAGGGTTTGTGGAAGTTGGAGAATCTGCGTGCACTTCTGTGAAGAAGGCGTTTTCGTCAATGGTGTTTATAATTCGTGAATTGCAGAGCTATAGTTTGCAAATGAGAGAAGTTTTGTTTTATGAAGATTTACAGGCGATTTTGGTGAGAGTACAGAAGGAAATGAATGCTTCGTTCGTGTGGTTATTTCAGCAAGTGTTTTCCCAAACACCTACTTTAATGTTGTATGTAATGATATTGTTAGCAAATTATAGTGTTCACTCCATGGCGAGTAATAGTGCTCTAGCTGCAGCACAGCCATTATCTTATACAACGGAGTCAGTTTCAGATATATCAAGTCGGAATGATGTAGACCAAAAGTTTGATACTTCATCAATAAAGACATTTTCAGTGTCTTCTTCGAGTGGTAAGATGACTTCTATTGGTGGAAACAATGGTGGTGATGGGAAGTTTCCATCTATTGCTAGTGGAACCAATGGGGATGAACGTTTTGACGCGTCAGTTTCATCAGATTATCATCGAACAGATGTTCCTGATGGGCCATCGACTACTGGAAGATCTGGAGAACAAGAGTCCGGGTTAAGACAAGTGAGTGGAGAAGAAGAGTTGAGTTTGTGGAATTCTGTGGTCGAAGAAGCTTCAAGTATGCAAGCagtattgagagatgaatctcTTGATCATGAAACTATGCAGAGATTTGTATCACCGGTGACTGCAAAGATTGAATCGGATGATTATGCGGATTACCTCCGAACAGAGCTTTTGTATCAAACAGAGTTGCTGCAAGAGCCCAGTAACACTCTTTTGCTTGCTAATTACGCACAATTCCTGTACTTGGTAGCACAGGACTATGATAGGTAAGAAGTTAAATATTTGGTTATCTGTTCACTGTAAATAATCTAGCAGTTTTACCAACTAACTTAAATATTTATTGTTGCAATTTTAGATTTGCATTTAATTATAATATAGGAAGCACATACATAGAGGTATAAAGAATACACCTTCTCTATTTCTAGGAATAATTGATTTTCTGATCCAATTGTCTAGGAATAATAGATTTACTCTTTGCGTAAATACTGTTCTTAATTTAGTTACCGGGTGAAAATAAAATTAAGTGCGGGGTCAAGATTTTTGGTAGGATTATTCTTGATCATGAAAGGGATTGAGATATTTTTTTAGTTGAAATGTGGTTTTGTGTAATTTAGGCTAGGATAAATGATCTTGATAGGAAATGTGTGGTGTTGTTAAGTTCCCTTTATGGTATTAGTCAATTTGCAGTTTGTCTCATGTGTTTGTTAATGTTTTGTTATAGAGCGGAGGATTATTTCAAGAGGGCAGCTAATGTGGAGCCTAAAGATGCTGAGGCTGTGAGCAAATACGCAAGCTTCTTGTGGCAAGCAAGGAAGGACTTGTGGGCTGCTGAAGAGACTTACTTGGAAGCCATTTCTATTGATCCCAGCAACTCCTACTACGCTGCAAACTATGCTCATTTCCTATGGAGCACTGGCGGCGAAGATACTTGTTTTCCTCTATCCTCCTCCGATGACAGCTCGGTATAACGCACAGAATCTAAGAAGCAAAGTAAATTTACCATATACAGAACCCCCGGAATTCTCTTGTTCATCATCTATAGTAATAAGTGAATCATGTACCTTTGTATTAATAACACATGTAAAGAGAAAACTTCGGACCTTTTTGCAGTTATAGATACGTTTTTTCCCTTGATCCATATCTATAGGAAATGAATTTGGTTTATACTTTATATATAGCTTTTTGGGTATACAACTTTATGTCAGTTATTTGGGGGAGAAATGCATACTAAGATCATCTCTAACCGATCACactatttttctataatttttacaTCAAGATAGTGTAAAAACCACATTATTTTCGAATTTTACTCTAATTCATCAACGCTAAATTTTACATCATTATTGTATTATATAGATTATTTTATTACTAAAGTACAAAATTAAAGTTGAAAGTAATAAAGTGATGGGACACAAATGCAAcaaatttgttttttttaaagAGTACATAATTAATATGGGAATATACAAAACTCTAAAAATTTAGTTTGACATCAAATTTGGTGTAAATTTTGGTGTGACACCAAAAAAGCACAACTTTTAAAGTTGGGTTGTAGAAGAATTTTacattataataatataaaaatatatttttatagtTGGGTTGGAGATGGTGCAGCAAATTCCTATAGTGTAAAAGGTTTTGTGTGAAGAGTAACAGTCTCCTCGTAGTTTAAGTTTTTTTTTTCTCAAGCAAAACTCATGCACGCTCAGGATTCGAACAAAGCTGGATTCTCACTTATTTGTTGGATTCTCACTTTTTAACCTAGTATCGGACCAATGAGATTAAGATTTTGATTTCTGTTAACAATTCCATCAAACAAAACGCTCTTGCATTTCTCTTTGCTTAAGACAGTGGGTTTAGCTGCGGATTATAATATTTTTCCCACCTCTTTGCTTAATATGGGAGCAGTCCAGCAGGGTATTCAACCTAGGTTCTCCAGCTTTGGTTCCGCCCATGTTTCTAAGCGACACAATCACATGCCTAAATTGTAATTAAGCTCTTGTCTATACACCAAAGTAACAACTTTTGTTAAATGATTACAATTGATCATGCATCAGGATTGGAAATGGAGTATGGAACTCAACCCCCATCCCATGCTTCTATAAAAGCAGTACTGTAAAGTTATCTTAAAAACGTCAGATTTTTGGATGTTTGCCTGGAGTGTTTTCTGATCCTCTGAGCTTTGTTTTGACATTGAGTGATTTTATTACTCTGTACATTGATGAAATGCATACACCAACCGCTATAAAACCAAAACTCAATGTTAAATAACGCAATCATATCTAGAATATTTTTAGATCTGGTCAAGAATATAAAAATGTCCACCATGTGCTCATTCCTGAAAGGAAATAAGTGAAAATAAATGTAACTCGTTAATACAAGATCATTTTCGAGATGTGCATAGGTCCGATTAGTCCCCCCTTTGTTTGTAATTTGCATTGTGTAATTCAATTTGTGAGGGGTATATAACAAATAATTTAATTTTTCTCGTAGTTTATAGATCCTCAATAAGCCGGCCGACGTTTGCCGTTTGTTAAGAAATGCAGAAGGACGGAGTATAATCTCACATGACGGAGCTAGAAAGTTAAGTTTGTAGGAGCGATATTTTTATATTCTCTTATGCCTCTTATTTGGAAACAAACATTTCAtttgaaattatatttttttatattttcttatgccttatttgaaaacaaacattttatttgaaTTGATGAATTTCAAATGACATGATTTGAGTTGTCATTTCAAATTCTCATATTTGCACTAAAATTTGAAAGTCTtgaatttcaaatgaaatccaaatccaaattttTTAACTCATCCAAATATGTTAtttgatcaaatttagaatttcaaatgaaatACAATTTACCAAATGGGCACTTAGGACTTTAATTacattaatattaatataaaagaaaaatatttattaataaaataattaatttatacaAATACTTGATTTCAAACATTAAAATACAAACGTCATAAATCCTTATTACAATAttaacaaaattatatatatatatatatgaagtaagATAACATATATAATTCTTTTCTATAATATTTTACTATTAATTTTTGAGTATTTGTCAAAAATACTAATTTTTCTAAGTTAttttttgcgattttactatatattcaaaatatttgcaaaaatacggtgCAACATAAATTAAATCAAAATCAAGAACATATGTAACTAGTTGATTCGAATTTTTTTGATTGCATATGAGGTTCCATGAGATTGCATGAAATTGTAAAAACTCGTTCAACGTTGCATTTAACTAAATCGAGTTGCTGGAAAATcccaaaaaataaaaatatattatttttgtaaataaaaaagtttttttttgaaaaaataacaGTATATTTGCAAAATTATTTTTAACCttgggtatttttcaaaaaaaatccCTTAAAGATGGTAAGATAGATGTCGATGTACATTGATGATTAAATTCGGATGATTAAAGTGGAGGGTGGCCTCAAGAGTACTTGTGTGATAAAAAGATCCCTTTAAGATTAAAAAGGAAAGATTTGATCAAGTAGCAATTAGATCATTTTTGTTGTATAGGCTTGAGTGTTGGGCGGTGAAGAATGCTCAAGAGCTATGACTAGAGTTAGCAGAAATGAGGACGTTGTGTTGGATTTATGATCGCACCATGTTAAATAGATTGCCGACTGGCTTTTTTAGAAGGAAATTACGAGTTGCATCTATTATAAATAAAGTAAGGAAAGGTAGACTGCGAAGGTTTAGACAAGTCCGAGGAGACGTATATCGGCTCTAGTGCGGAGAGTGGAAGATTTAGTATTACCGAGTGCAAGAAGGAAAGAAAGACTGAGAAAAACTTGGGGTAACTTACTTTCACTAGACATGCGTGATTTAAACCTTCAGGGAGAAATGGTATCATATTGAAGGTTTTTGAGACGTCCAATTAGAGTGCTTGATTGACTAATGGGATCGATAGATCTTAGATTTTAAAGTGTTAGTAGCATATACTATCAGTTTAttcctttatttttattttgttattgTGCTTCATTCTATAATTAACTTATTATGGGATCCATACATTATTGTCACTAATCCGTTTCTAGTAGCTAGAATTTCTTGTCTTTGAATTTTTTGAACatgaatttattaaaatttttaaatagaATCTCTATGAGTGTCCTTAAGTAAAGTTGAGTTCGAGATATCAAAAAGTGCTTTATGTGGAATAAAAATGATTTACAATTGTCACTATTCGGTATTGTATATTACATCTTATTTATACTTATATTCTACTTTTTTACATGTTCACACATAAGGCGGGATTCTTTCGGAAAACAACCTTTTCATTTTTTTGAATGAGAAGAAAGATgcattgttaggaatatgtgtattagtttgatgataagttaagcaaaacacttaagtagaaatctagtgtttgtagcctcaacggataagaccattctggctatccgttgatggagtagctttacttagaaataagtttagtattgtagcacatttcagtttctgtatttaagttataattcttagaagttgtgggaaattataattcatgttgactactagtggatatgcaaataggagggctaattgtaaatatttcatgccttgtaattttgtataaatgaagtagtatcaactgatagattaaaggccttcaacggatgagaaacaaagcttcaacggatgtctctaaagcttcaacggataacatccatcaacggatgaatgCATCAACGggtaaagcttcaactgataaagtatcaacggataaagccatcaacgaatgaaagcttcaacggatgctcagttcaatagcagttgacagtgacaattcataagctgacagaggcacatgggttgacagagacaattggaatgtggtagcctcttggaggaatcaagaaaatgcagtatttccattctggtgcaaacaaggaagtattcaaagattcacagattatcctagattgcattggatagagaaatgaagaagaaacatatgaagaactattttaaaaattgtattttatttttgtcttcacttgtaaacttggtgatatataaaccaagttgcagctagtaattagatgatgaattttccagagctgtttagaaaaatatagagagaaaatcatctagtttgtactaggatacagctgtgatcaattctttgaatcacagattttctgaaatacacatctctggtggaacaacaaatccaccagaaaagtttttgaagcctttgtgttctttacatttgtgtcttgaatatatatctgtctgcacctgctcaaagcaattctCACACaattgttcatcaaaacacttagcctttgaaactgctcaaaacttgaaaaagttttgagatttacattcaaccccccattctgtaaatctcattgttagttctttgggaataaaaattggtatcagagcaagttcttaacatacaaagagtttaaagatctattctactaacatcatgagtaagaaggatattggagtaaagattccaatcctggaaagagataattatcatcactgaaaagtgaagatgcatctacatcttctctctcaagatgaaagctacatcaactgcattgaaaatggtcctgttagatatatttgataatgtcatgtctaatatgatttatgtttagttttcagatcttacttaaacagggcaaatcagtacttaactgaaatcagcacttatactgaagtcaatacttaagttatcagtatttaagattcaggagatatttatcaggagataatatcaggacttaaaggaaactttcagataaggaaggtggctgattgaaaggaaagaagatcaagacaaacgtaaagaagagatatgcatgaagaaggaattctatgaagaatgaaatacttggaagaaaagataactgattgatatattttaggaaacagaattatattccatatcaattagcgattatcttgtaactgtgtagtatataaacacagacatagggtttacactaaaagtgttatcataatcgagaatattatttattgtaaccctaacagctctcgtgatatttgttcatcactgagagaggacagttccatattgtaacagagtttattgcattgaataaagtctgttttctgttacttgtattatttgaattcgatttgattgtgctatacactatattcaacccccttctacagtgtgtgtgacctaacaagtggtgttaggtcacactcactgtagagggggtgaatacagtgtataatacaatcaaatcgaactttaatatcgtaagtaacagaaaacaaactttattgaaacaataaactctgttacagtatggaactgttacctctcagtgatgaacaaatatcacgagagctgctagggttacaatgaataatcttctcgaataatgataacacttatagtgtaaaccctatgtctgtg is a window of Apium graveolens cultivar Ventura chromosome 11, ASM990537v1, whole genome shotgun sequence DNA encoding:
- the LOC141697019 gene encoding uncharacterized protein LOC141697019, whose amino-acid sequence is MGGMRVATSCLNLSVPHSSLEPRSLSEGLGFLRYGDRLGVFRDSSRIYRTRSCEMGNLRGRRSRRGCCASMGEFSDEEFSENIQELALRFQMVDGEGSVSGGDTESSFGPEVESEGNGSGKGNRDRSAFYMSRLEPVEPPDWQDVISGSIERKANSVELPFSLRMIKKKKKQLKQGFVEVGESACTSVKKAFSSMVFIIRELQSYSLQMREVLFYEDLQAILVRVQKEMNASFVWLFQQVFSQTPTLMLYVMILLANYSVHSMASNSALAAAQPLSYTTESVSDISSRNDVDQKFDTSSIKTFSVSSSSGKMTSIGGNNGGDGKFPSIASGTNGDERFDASVSSDYHRTDVPDGPSTTGRSGEQESGLRQVSGEEELSLWNSVVEEASSMQAVLRDESLDHETMQRFVSPVTAKIESDDYADYLRTELLYQTELLQEPSNTLLLANYAQFLYLVAQDYDRAEDYFKRAANVEPKDAEAVSKYASFLWQARKDLWAAEETYLEAISIDPSNSYYAANYAHFLWSTGGEDTCFPLSSSDDSSV